A window of Diospyros lotus cultivar Yz01 chromosome 14, ASM1463336v1, whole genome shotgun sequence contains these coding sequences:
- the LOC127791193 gene encoding uncharacterized protein LOC127791193 has translation MGGWRGQRNENYDQGVTRTRSQNRRPPLGSWQPTVPSWEKQFCIVVGAVPWRKVIETKKLLHLYDNVLKWNDSAGEEAFHNAKTRYWEAINGLPCDISLPDPDIYIDKIDWNSEIDPELILDLDRDSVVPDGQEKGEQVVILGDSLIPNQLFSSTGWGDAEWDLKQPTNLLLEKKGNPWEPNCAQANAAPGENGWGEVCDDSQCRNLSDGAMKNGGWTDSWNNSQGWNQYGNNYDRSDNLKYGRDTSVWQQWAPSTRNGRNTGVYMSRYKTSRFPHDDHLTNPGWRNGRGRKRVNFAHEPVMYQE, from the coding sequence gtaGTTGGCAGCCTACTGTGCCTTCATGGGAAAAGCAATTTTGTATTGTGGTTGGTGCAGTTCCATGGCGAAAGGTCATAGAGACCAAGAAGCTTTTACATCTATATGATAATGTGCTAAAATGGAATGACTCTGCTGGTGAAGAGGCATTCCATAATGCGAAGACCCGTTATTGGGAAGCAATAAATGGGCTTCCTTGTGACATATCATTACCTGATCctgatatttatattgataagaTAGACTGGAACTCTGAGATTGATCCTGAGCTCATATTGGACTTGGACCGTGATTCTGTGGTACCTGATGGCCAAGAAAAAGGTGAGCAGGTAGTGATTCTTGGCGATTCTCTCATCCCAAACCAGCTGTTCTCTTCCACCGGCTGGGGAGATGCAGAATGGGATTTAAAGCAGCCAACTAATTTATTGttggaaaagaaaggaaatccATGGGAACCCAACTGTGCACAGGCTAATGCAGCCCCTGGGGAAAACGGATGGGGTGAAGTTTGCGATGATTCACAGTGCAGAAATCTGAGTGATGGAGCCATGAAAAATGGTGGATGGACAGACAGTTGGAACAACTCCCAGGGCTGGAATCAGTACGGCAACAATTACGATAGGTCTGATAATTTGAAATATGGGAGAGATACCAGTGTTTGGCAACAGTGGGCTCCAAGTACCAGGAACGGGAGGAACACTGGCGTGTACATGTCAAGATACAAAACTTCGCGGTTTCCCCATGATGACCATCTAACAAACCCGGGTTGGAGAAACGGCAGGGGAAGGAAAAGGGTAAATTTTGCTCATGAACCAGTCATGTACCAGGAATAG